The Armatimonadia bacterium genome has a segment encoding these proteins:
- a CDS encoding amidohydrolase family protein — MIIDAHVHLQGPGASVQERTDRLLHFADKHGIDKLVACLGATLRVAPTAEELREDNDYILSAVAYRPDRIVGYCYCSPAHPEASVEEMDRTIAKGPLRGVKMWVCRHCDDPGSDPIARRAAELGVPILQHTWIKATGNMPTESRPEHMVNLALRHPQTQFIMAHSGGDWQRGLRIVRHVPNITADVCGGNPEQGQVEMAVKLLGAERVVWGSDASGRSFASQLAKVVAADIPDADRSLILAGNIARRIGL; from the coding sequence GTGATCATCGATGCCCATGTGCATCTGCAAGGCCCCGGTGCGTCGGTGCAGGAGCGGACCGATCGTCTCCTGCATTTCGCCGACAAGCACGGGATCGACAAACTCGTGGCGTGCCTGGGGGCGACGCTCCGCGTGGCCCCTACTGCCGAGGAACTGCGGGAGGACAACGACTACATCCTCTCGGCTGTAGCTTACCGTCCCGATCGCATCGTGGGCTACTGCTACTGCAGCCCGGCCCATCCGGAAGCCTCGGTCGAGGAGATGGATCGCACCATCGCCAAGGGTCCGCTGCGCGGCGTGAAGATGTGGGTCTGCCGCCATTGCGACGACCCCGGCAGTGACCCAATCGCCCGACGAGCGGCCGAACTGGGCGTGCCAATCCTGCAGCACACCTGGATCAAGGCCACCGGGAACATGCCGACTGAGTCGCGACCTGAACACATGGTGAACCTGGCTCTGCGCCACCCGCAGACGCAGTTCATCATGGCCCACAGCGGCGGCGATTGGCAGCGTGGCCTGCGCATCGTCCGCCACGTGCCCAACATCACCGCGGACGTCTGCGGCGGCAACCCGGAGCAGGGACAGGTGGAGATGGCCGTTAAGCTCCTGGGCGCCGAGCGCGTCGTGTGGGGCTCCGATGCCTCCGGGCGCAGCTTCGCCTCGCAGCTTGCCAAAGTGGTGGCCGCAGACATTCCAGACGCCGACCGTTCGCTGATCCTGGCCGGCAACATCGCAAGGAGGATCGGGCTATGA
- a CDS encoding amidohydrolase family protein: protein MILDCNATLGQWPFRRLRNCTPTHFAHLMDTNGIAQAWVSPFEGIFYSVTQEANEWLAEELLGLRDRLIQLPVINPAYPGWEDDVEECRELEAPGLRLYPSYHGYRLQDAHFLQLAQRCAELGWFLQIVARVQDERHHHHLARVAPVPVPDIVQIARDFAPLPVIVLNAAAGEVLGACKDACPDNLYCDISHVEGVGGVSDLSDKLGAGHVLFGTHAPLLVPESALLKMREADLSEEDRELIVRGNAIKILQR, encoded by the coding sequence ATGATCCTTGACTGCAATGCTACCCTTGGGCAATGGCCCTTCCGCCGTCTGCGGAACTGCACACCGACGCACTTCGCCCACCTCATGGACACCAACGGAATCGCCCAGGCGTGGGTGTCGCCCTTCGAGGGCATCTTCTATAGCGTGACCCAGGAGGCCAATGAGTGGCTGGCCGAGGAGCTCCTGGGACTGCGCGACCGCCTCATCCAGCTTCCCGTCATCAACCCCGCCTACCCCGGCTGGGAGGATGATGTCGAGGAGTGTCGCGAGCTCGAGGCGCCGGGGCTGCGTCTGTATCCGAGTTACCACGGCTACCGTCTGCAGGACGCCCACTTCCTGCAACTGGCCCAGCGCTGTGCCGAACTTGGCTGGTTCCTGCAGATCGTGGCCCGCGTCCAGGATGAGCGTCACCACCATCACCTGGCTCGCGTGGCGCCGGTTCCCGTGCCCGATATCGTGCAGATAGCCCGGGACTTCGCACCCCTGCCGGTGATCGTCCTCAACGCTGCCGCCGGTGAAGTCCTCGGAGCCTGCAAGGACGCCTGCCCGGACAACCTGTACTGCGACATCTCTCACGTCGAGGGCGTTGGCGGCGTGAGCGACCTTAGCGACAAGCTCGGTGCCGGGCATGTGCTCTTCGGTACCCATGCGCCTCTGCTGGTTCCGGAGAGCGCCTTGCTCAAGATGCGCGAGGCCGACCTGAGTGAGGAAGACCGCGAACTGATCGTCAGGGGCAACGCCATCAAGATCCTACAGCGGTAG
- a CDS encoding SRPBCC family protein, which translates to MPTVTTEMNVAAPVDKVYAIARDIERYPDFMEDVESVKILEQTPERQVSHWGSIVKEFNRTIKWTEVDYWDEADKSCRWEMTEGDFTAYSGTWVFEPSAEGTLAKLEVTYEYNVPLIGALIQGILKKKMQANVDSMLAAIKNKAEES; encoded by the coding sequence ATGCCGACCGTAACTACTGAGATGAACGTCGCTGCGCCCGTGGACAAGGTCTATGCGATCGCCAGGGACATCGAGCGCTACCCCGACTTCATGGAAGACGTGGAGAGCGTGAAGATCCTCGAGCAGACCCCCGAGCGTCAGGTGAGCCACTGGGGAAGCATCGTCAAGGAGTTCAACCGGACCATTAAGTGGACCGAGGTGGACTACTGGGACGAGGCCGACAAAAGCTGCCGCTGGGAGATGACCGAGGGCGACTTCACGGCGTACTCCGGTACCTGGGTCTTCGAGCCCTCCGCAGAGGGAACGCTCGCGAAGCTGGAGGTCACCTACGAGTACAACGTGCCGCTCATCGGCGCCCTGATCCAGGGCATCCTGAAGAAGAAGATGCAGGCGAACGTGGACTCCATGCTCGCGGCCATCAAGAACAAGGCTGAGGAGAGCTAG
- a CDS encoding GH116 family glycosyl-hydrolase yields the protein MGRRTFVMAVLLMLVLATCQTLAQTPLAHWDFETGDLQGWRVVSGNLGKQPSANDNDRWQGNFDKQGKWFLGTYEGASDQATGELRSPVFTIQGDALGLLVGGGSDVSKVFVALVLVEGDREVRRETGENREVMRPVRWDVTAFRGKQAYLRVVDNATGGWGHLNVDDFRELSAEEAARLDREEQQRKEALRLATEQRYQQWRKGVLGPSEPTVYRGANLTNCWMPLGGIGAGSVALYGDGSLRQWQVMNHVNSDAQVPYCFLAVRARAEGHRPITRVLQTSPVDELPLVAGTEFIGEFPVAKVRYLDDAIPVDLTLVAHTSLIPQNAKDSALPVVFFTLQARNRGSDSVQFATMMSVQNFVGWDGFRRINGQSDPGFGMNQNWLVRDGDRVSLCMDKFGMDRTDRNYGSLALTCLEPSASASVAWQDVDDLWADFVGDGRLDQAGPKIPSAPGRTYSGALAVRMTLAPGEKAEVPFLLTWYFPNRHAEYQEGLDKYRLGNMYNNWFGNTEGVARYAAANFSRLRKETLAFHDTLYDSNLPYWLVDCVSSQISTLTSQTCLWIEDGSFHGFEGCSRTKGCCPMNCTHVWNYEQTLAHLYPELERKMRHTDFFVQQEDSGAVRHRTVLPLSLPRGTGPFCDGHLSSISKAYREHLLSADDSWLKAYWPRVKQAMEWAISNYDPDGDGCLQVAQPNTYDCTIWGNNTFIGSQWLAALRAAEEMARLMGETATAERYHDLYERGRAKMDHDLWNGEWWIQDVDLEEHPQYEYATGCHSDQLLGQWWADLNDLGHVLPPEHVHKALQSIFANNFLKTFEGFRQSPRAFASNDEMGLIVCSWPRGGRPSSVTLYSDEVWTGMEYEVAALLIRQGLPEEGLQVVKAARDRYNGTRRSPWNEIECGDHYARAMSSYSLLPAVEGLAYDGPAGRLRFAPRLQPQNLRAFFAGAEGYGTLAQVRSEGRQVDEVKLTRGHLRLRQLELEVPAGLAGSTVSVTMREVPVPAQVVRGALQLVVRFPVDIVLGPSDVLRVMVGR from the coding sequence ATGGGCAGGCGCACTTTTGTGATGGCCGTGCTGCTGATGCTGGTACTGGCGACTTGCCAGACTCTCGCACAGACGCCACTCGCGCACTGGGACTTCGAGACCGGCGACCTTCAGGGCTGGCGGGTAGTCTCGGGCAACCTTGGCAAGCAGCCCTCTGCCAACGACAACGACCGCTGGCAGGGCAACTTCGACAAGCAGGGCAAATGGTTCCTGGGCACCTACGAGGGAGCCAGCGACCAGGCCACCGGTGAACTGCGGTCGCCCGTGTTCACGATTCAGGGCGATGCCCTCGGCCTCCTCGTGGGCGGCGGCAGCGACGTCAGCAAGGTGTTCGTGGCGCTGGTTCTTGTCGAGGGAGACCGCGAGGTCCGACGGGAGACCGGCGAGAACCGCGAAGTGATGCGCCCTGTGCGCTGGGACGTCACTGCCTTCCGAGGGAAGCAGGCCTATCTGCGAGTTGTCGACAACGCCACCGGCGGCTGGGGACACCTCAACGTCGACGACTTCCGCGAACTCTCCGCTGAGGAAGCGGCGCGCCTTGATCGCGAGGAACAGCAGCGCAAGGAGGCCCTGCGCCTCGCCACTGAGCAACGCTATCAGCAATGGCGCAAGGGCGTGCTGGGACCCTCTGAGCCGACGGTGTACCGAGGCGCGAACCTGACGAACTGCTGGATGCCCCTGGGCGGGATTGGCGCCGGCAGCGTCGCGCTCTATGGTGACGGATCGCTGCGGCAGTGGCAGGTCATGAACCACGTCAACAGCGATGCCCAGGTCCCCTACTGCTTCCTCGCCGTGAGAGCGCGCGCCGAGGGCCACCGGCCCATCACCCGTGTGCTGCAGACCAGTCCCGTCGACGAGCTGCCCCTGGTGGCCGGGACCGAGTTCATCGGCGAGTTCCCCGTGGCCAAGGTCCGCTACCTCGACGACGCAATCCCAGTTGATCTGACCCTGGTTGCGCACACCTCCCTGATCCCGCAGAACGCAAAGGACTCGGCGCTTCCAGTGGTGTTCTTCACCCTTCAGGCACGGAACCGGGGCTCCGACTCCGTGCAGTTCGCGACCATGATGTCGGTGCAGAACTTCGTGGGCTGGGACGGCTTTCGCCGAATCAACGGCCAGTCTGATCCGGGCTTCGGCATGAACCAGAACTGGCTGGTGCGGGATGGCGACCGGGTCTCGCTGTGCATGGACAAGTTCGGGATGGACCGAACGGACCGCAATTACGGTTCTCTGGCCTTGACCTGTCTGGAGCCTTCGGCGTCTGCCTCCGTCGCCTGGCAGGACGTCGACGACCTGTGGGCCGACTTCGTCGGGGACGGGCGTCTTGACCAGGCCGGGCCGAAGATACCCAGTGCACCGGGACGCACCTACAGCGGGGCCCTGGCCGTCCGCATGACCCTGGCGCCGGGCGAGAAGGCCGAGGTACCCTTCCTGCTCACCTGGTACTTCCCCAACCGCCATGCCGAGTATCAGGAGGGCCTCGACAAGTACCGCCTCGGCAACATGTACAACAACTGGTTCGGCAACACCGAGGGCGTCGCCCGCTACGCCGCCGCCAACTTCTCCCGGCTGCGCAAGGAGACGCTTGCCTTCCACGACACCCTCTACGACAGCAACCTCCCCTACTGGCTGGTGGACTGCGTAAGCTCCCAGATCTCCACGCTCACCAGTCAGACCTGCCTCTGGATCGAGGACGGTAGCTTCCACGGCTTCGAGGGCTGCAGCCGCACCAAGGGCTGCTGTCCGATGAACTGCACTCACGTGTGGAACTACGAGCAGACGCTGGCGCACCTGTACCCGGAACTCGAGCGCAAGATGCGCCACACCGACTTCTTCGTGCAGCAGGAGGATAGCGGGGCGGTCCGACACCGCACGGTGCTTCCGCTCAGCCTGCCTCGGGGCACCGGGCCCTTCTGCGACGGGCACCTCAGCAGCATCTCCAAGGCCTACCGGGAACACCTGCTGTCCGCCGATGATTCCTGGCTGAAGGCCTACTGGCCGCGCGTCAAGCAGGCGATGGAGTGGGCGATCAGCAACTACGATCCCGACGGTGACGGGTGCCTCCAGGTTGCGCAGCCGAACACCTACGACTGCACGATCTGGGGCAACAACACCTTCATCGGCTCCCAGTGGCTGGCGGCTCTCCGAGCGGCCGAGGAGATGGCGCGGTTGATGGGCGAGACGGCCACCGCGGAGCGCTACCATGACCTGTACGAGCGGGGCCGCGCGAAGATGGACCACGACCTGTGGAACGGGGAGTGGTGGATTCAGGACGTCGACCTCGAGGAGCATCCGCAGTACGAGTATGCCACCGGCTGCCACTCCGACCAGCTTCTCGGCCAGTGGTGGGCCGACCTCAACGATCTGGGGCACGTGCTGCCGCCGGAGCACGTTCACAAGGCGCTGCAGTCGATCTTTGCGAACAACTTCCTGAAGACCTTCGAGGGCTTCCGCCAGTCCCCGCGGGCCTTCGCGAGCAATGATGAGATGGGCCTGATCGTCTGCAGTTGGCCCAGGGGTGGTCGTCCGTCGTCCGTCACGCTATACTCTGATGAGGTGTGGACGGGGATGGAGTACGAGGTGGCGGCGCTGCTGATCCGCCAGGGCCTCCCCGAAGAGGGCCTGCAGGTCGTAAAGGCGGCGCGGGACCGGTACAACGGAACCCGGCGCAGTCCCTGGAACGAGATCGAGTGCGGCGACCACTACGCCAGGGCCATGAGCAGCTACTCGCTCCTGCCGGCGGTCGAGGGGCTGGCCTACGATGGGCCGGCCGGTCGGCTGCGCTTCGCCCCGCGCTTGCAGCCTCAGAATCTGCGGGCGTTCTTTGCCGGCGCCGAGGGCTATGGCACACTGGCCCAGGTGCGGTCCGAAGGTCGCCAGGTGGACGAGGTCAAGCTGACGAGAGGGCACCTGCGCCTCCGGCAGTTGGAGCTTGAGGTTCCCGCCGGTCTGGCGGGCTCAACCGTCTCCGTCACCATGCGGGAGGTGCCCGTGCCCGCACAGGTTGTCCGAGGCGCTTTGCAGCTTGTGGTAAGATTCCCGGTAGACATCGTGCTGGGACCCAGCGACGTCCTGCGGGTAATGGTCGGGCGATAG
- a CDS encoding 2-oxo acid dehydrogenase subunit E2: MSSRKPRPDEQEYTLLEQTPTRKAIGERTLKSTTEKPVFHMSTEVDASVLAAAREALRGKGEIFPSYNDFVLKVVALALRDHPRFNAWVAVDGLHILKHINVAFAAATEQGVLMPTVLDADQKSLLDVAAETKEMIGLARKGRLRASLQMGAGFSISNIGPGAVDSFDAIINAPQTGILAIGALKPRPVVVDGSIEARPTMFLTLSIDHAGADGSDGAAFLTTVKKLLEDPEVLASL; this comes from the coding sequence ATGAGCAGTCGCAAACCGAGACCTGATGAGCAGGAGTACACCCTCCTGGAGCAGACGCCGACCCGCAAGGCGATTGGCGAGCGCACCCTGAAGAGCACCACCGAGAAGCCCGTCTTCCACATGAGCACGGAGGTGGACGCTTCCGTCCTGGCCGCCGCTCGTGAGGCACTACGTGGCAAGGGCGAGATCTTCCCCAGCTACAACGACTTCGTCCTGAAGGTAGTCGCCCTGGCCCTGCGCGATCACCCGCGCTTCAATGCCTGGGTGGCCGTGGACGGTCTGCATATCCTCAAGCACATCAACGTGGCCTTCGCGGCTGCCACGGAGCAGGGCGTGCTGATGCCGACGGTCCTCGACGCCGACCAGAAATCCCTCCTCGACGTCGCCGCAGAGACCAAGGAGATGATCGGCCTGGCGCGTAAGGGGCGGCTGCGTGCCAGTCTCCAGATGGGCGCAGGCTTCAGCATCAGCAACATCGGCCCGGGTGCGGTCGACAGCTTCGACGCGATCATCAACGCCCCGCAGACCGGCATCCTCGCCATCGGTGCCCTCAAGCCCCGGCCCGTAGTGGTCGACGGCTCGATTGAGGCAAGGCCGACGATGTTCCTCACCCTCAGCATTGACCACGCCGGTGCGGACGGCTCCGATGGTGCGGCCTTCCTGACCACCGTCAAGAAGCTCCTCGAGGACCCGGAGGTTCTCGCATCGCTGTAG
- a CDS encoding haloacid dehalogenase, protein MVKQIEELTAGIRQHFDLLDEGREKAYNLSRQVVRAASTCIKSAHRQEFEESRTLLAETADLTGQMLGALEGCDELRWGGFVSDAQKEYAEAAITLAAITDAPLPGPGDLQIDGAAWLNGLAEAAGEFRRHVLDLIRRDQIERAERFLDIMDDIYHITMSFDYPNAISLGLRGRSDAVRGFVERTRGDMTAALRQKRLEERLDRFEKHVVEDDGA, encoded by the coding sequence ATGGTGAAACAGATCGAGGAACTGACCGCCGGTATCCGCCAGCATTTCGACCTGCTCGATGAAGGTCGCGAGAAGGCCTACAACCTATCGCGCCAGGTCGTGCGCGCGGCCTCTACCTGCATCAAGAGCGCGCACCGGCAAGAGTTCGAGGAGTCTCGGACGCTGCTCGCTGAGACCGCGGACCTGACCGGGCAGATGCTGGGAGCCCTTGAGGGTTGTGACGAGTTGCGCTGGGGCGGTTTTGTGAGCGACGCCCAGAAGGAGTATGCCGAGGCGGCGATCACGCTGGCGGCCATCACCGACGCTCCCTTGCCTGGCCCGGGAGACCTTCAGATCGACGGCGCTGCCTGGCTCAATGGTCTCGCGGAAGCGGCCGGGGAGTTCCGCCGGCACGTACTCGACCTGATCCGCCGTGACCAGATCGAGCGTGCCGAGAGGTTCCTCGACATCATGGATGACATCTACCATATCACCATGAGTTTCGACTATCCGAATGCCATCAGCCTTGGCCTGCGCGGTCGATCCGATGCCGTCCGTGGGTTCGTCGAGCGCACGCGCGGTGACATGACCGCTGCGCTGCGACAGAAGCGGCTGGAAGAGCGGCTCGACCGGTTCGAGAAGCATGTCGTGGAGGACGACGGGGCGTAG
- a CDS encoding 2-oxoacid:acceptor oxidoreductase family protein, with amino-acid sequence MREEVYMAGLGGQGILLAGQVLAQTGVDVGYEASWVPSYSPEVRGGEANCTVVLSDGRVGSPICGHPRVMLLMDPRSVRKYLRECASGGIAIINPDLGEVEADRKDLQILFVPVTSIAKELGNEMCANMVMLGAYLQAVRPDLIEPAIKALSTVLPERRQKTIPMNTEAIRRGAQVVAELS; translated from the coding sequence ATGAGAGAAGAAGTCTATATGGCCGGGCTTGGCGGCCAGGGCATCCTGCTGGCAGGACAGGTCTTGGCGCAGACCGGCGTTGACGTGGGCTATGAAGCCTCCTGGGTGCCCTCCTATTCACCCGAAGTTCGCGGCGGCGAGGCAAACTGCACCGTCGTTCTGTCCGACGGCCGGGTCGGCAGCCCGATCTGCGGCCATCCGCGGGTCATGTTGCTCATGGACCCGCGCTCGGTACGCAAGTACCTGCGCGAGTGTGCCTCAGGCGGTATCGCCATCATCAACCCCGACCTCGGTGAGGTCGAGGCAGACCGCAAGGACCTGCAGATTCTCTTCGTTCCCGTCACCTCCATCGCCAAGGAACTCGGCAATGAGATGTGCGCGAACATGGTGATGCTGGGCGCCTACCTGCAGGCGGTGCGGCCCGACCTGATCGAGCCGGCCATCAAGGCCCTCTCGACCGTTCTGCCTGAGCGGCGCCAGAAGACGATCCCGATGAACACGGAAGCGATCCGTCGGGGCGCCCAGGTCGTCGCTGAGCTCAGCTAG
- a CDS encoding thiamine pyrophosphate-dependent enzyme gives MTVLYEPPESLTDTVLRYCPGCGHGIAHRLIAEVIDELGVRDHTVTVASVGCSVYAFEYFNTDVVQSAHGRAPAVATGVKRVRPDDVVFTYQGDGDLAAIGLNEVLQAATRAEKISVFFINNAVFGMTGGQMAPTTLLGQKTTTSVDGRTLEHGGYPFNICELMNQIPGVAYLARETLIDPRSVMSARRSIMKAFRAQIDGLGFSLVELVSTCPTWWHMKPLQAMQHVRDTMLIQYPLGVFKDPYAEG, from the coding sequence ATGACCGTTCTATACGAACCGCCGGAGAGCCTCACCGACACTGTCCTGCGCTACTGCCCCGGCTGCGGCCATGGCATCGCGCACCGACTGATTGCGGAGGTGATCGACGAGTTGGGTGTGCGCGATCACACCGTGACCGTCGCCTCCGTGGGCTGCTCCGTGTACGCCTTTGAGTACTTCAACACCGACGTGGTGCAGTCTGCCCATGGCCGAGCACCCGCCGTGGCGACCGGCGTGAAGCGGGTCCGCCCCGACGACGTGGTGTTTACCTACCAGGGCGACGGCGACCTCGCAGCAATCGGTCTCAACGAGGTGCTTCAGGCTGCGACCCGCGCCGAGAAGATCAGCGTGTTCTTCATCAACAACGCGGTCTTCGGGATGACCGGCGGACAGATGGCTCCCACGACTCTGCTGGGGCAGAAGACGACCACTTCGGTCGACGGCCGCACCCTTGAGCATGGCGGCTACCCCTTCAACATCTGCGAGTTGATGAACCAGATCCCCGGTGTCGCGTACCTCGCCCGGGAGACCCTCATCGACCCGCGCAGCGTCATGAGCGCTCGCCGCAGCATCATGAAGGCCTTCCGCGCGCAGATCGACGGGCTCGGGTTCTCGCTCGTAGAGCTTGTGAGCACCTGCCCGACCTGGTGGCACATGAAGCCCCTGCAGGCGATGCAGCATGTCCGCGATACGATGCTGATCCAGTACCCACTCGGCGTGTTCAAGGACCCCTACGCAGAGGGGTAG
- the vorB gene encoding 3-methyl-2-oxobutanoate dehydrogenase subunit VorB has product MSAEKRALLEGNHATAEGAIAGGCRFFFGYPITPQSQIPQYMSWRLEELGGVYLQAESEVAAINMVYGAAAAGARVMTTSSSPGISLMAEGISYLIGCELPCVIVNMVRGGPGLGNIAPSQGDYWLATRGGGHGDGRPLVFAPYSVQELYDMTGGAFEIAERYRNPVMILGDAVLATMVESCRVRPVPEAPNAYDHSWTLGSGLAGRERRIINSLYSDIADLEALNLRLEARYAEATERETRWEEYGADDPDILVCAYGISARVCETAVDRALEQGIRVRMLRPISLYPFPSAPIAAWAEKVKHCLVVELSMGQFIEDVRLAVEGRCPVSLQNRLGGVLLTPEDVLERLTTIKV; this is encoded by the coding sequence ATGAGTGCAGAAAAGCGCGCCCTCCTGGAGGGCAATCATGCGACAGCCGAAGGTGCCATCGCCGGCGGTTGCCGTTTCTTCTTCGGGTACCCCATCACGCCCCAGAGCCAGATTCCGCAGTACATGTCCTGGCGCCTTGAGGAGCTCGGTGGGGTCTACCTGCAGGCCGAGAGTGAAGTCGCGGCCATCAACATGGTCTACGGCGCTGCGGCTGCCGGCGCCCGAGTAATGACGACCTCCTCCTCGCCCGGCATTTCCCTGATGGCCGAGGGCATCTCCTACCTGATCGGGTGCGAACTGCCCTGCGTCATCGTCAACATGGTCCGTGGCGGCCCCGGACTGGGCAACATCGCGCCCTCCCAGGGCGACTACTGGCTTGCCACTCGCGGCGGCGGACATGGCGACGGACGTCCGCTGGTCTTCGCGCCCTACAGTGTGCAGGAGCTCTATGACATGACCGGCGGCGCCTTCGAGATCGCCGAGCGCTACCGCAACCCGGTCATGATCCTGGGCGACGCCGTCCTGGCCACCATGGTAGAGTCCTGCCGCGTGCGCCCGGTGCCTGAGGCGCCCAACGCCTACGACCACTCCTGGACTCTCGGCAGCGGCCTCGCGGGTCGCGAGCGACGCATCATCAACTCGCTGTACAGTGATATCGCCGACCTGGAGGCACTGAACCTGCGTCTCGAAGCCCGCTACGCCGAGGCGACAGAACGCGAGACCCGCTGGGAGGAGTACGGCGCCGACGACCCAGATATCCTCGTCTGCGCCTACGGAATCTCGGCGCGTGTCTGCGAGACCGCCGTCGACCGCGCTCTAGAGCAGGGGATCCGCGTGCGTATGCTGCGGCCGATCTCCCTGTATCCCTTCCCGTCGGCGCCCATTGCGGCGTGGGCTGAGAAGGTGAAGCACTGCCTGGTCGTCGAGTTGTCGATGGGGCAGTTCATCGAAGACGTGCGCCTGGCCGTTGAGGGGCGTTGTCCGGTCAGCCTGCAGAACCGTCTGGGTGGCGTGCTCCTCACGCCCGAGGATGTCCTGGAACGACTAACCACGATCAAAGTCTGA
- a CDS encoding 4Fe-4S dicluster domain-containing protein, with the protein MAKVIIDVERCGGCELCVEFCPKKNLRMSETLTPRGIHPAEVCTEDGCTGCKICALMCPSVAISLYKEVAKETK; encoded by the coding sequence ATGGCAAAAGTGATCATCGACGTCGAACGCTGTGGGGGCTGCGAACTGTGCGTTGAGTTCTGCCCCAAGAAGAACCTCAGAATGTCTGAGACCCTGACCCCTCGCGGTATCCATCCCGCGGAGGTCTGCACAGAGGACGGCTGCACCGGGTGCAAGATCTGCGCACTCATGTGCCCGAGCGTGGCCATCTCGCTGTACAAAGAGGTGGCGAAAGAGACCAAATGA